In Rosa chinensis cultivar Old Blush chromosome 1, RchiOBHm-V2, whole genome shotgun sequence, a genomic segment contains:
- the LOC112167424 gene encoding E3 ubiquitin-protein ligase At1g12760-like, whose translation MRANKKIVAQRLLSIGVPEEEEPTITEEIFKQVDVSVPELPLVVIIVDVTVLDSFEDDPDYISWSTEIIREAIENFISYSFSNNHDTNKRIPATISSITELVKLRFDGLEKATLIQTPSCAICLEDFAQTTADQLLTTLPCTHHYHLACIVKSLEVSHRCPLCRYPMPIVVEIGGKNRQVAAYSYI comes from the coding sequence GCCCAGCGGCTTTTGAGCATTGGTGTCCCAGAAGAGGAGGAGCCAACTATTACTGAAGAAATATTTAAGCAGGTTGATGTATCCGTCCCCGAGCTGCCTCTAGTTGTGATAATAGTGGACGTGACCGTATTGGATTCGTTTGAGGATGATCCTGATTACATTAGTTGGAGTACAGAGATTATTAGGGAAGCAATTGAAAATTTTATATCGTATAGTTTTTCCAATAATCATGACACCAATAAGCGCATTCCTGCAACTATATCATCAATTACTGAATTGGTAAAACTGAGGTTTGATGGTTTGGAAAAAGCTACTCTCATACAAACCCCATCTTGTGCCATTTGTTTGGAGGATTTTGCACAAACTACCGCTGATCAGCTCCTCACTACTTTGCCCTGCACACACCATTATCATCTTGCTTGCATTGTCAAGAGCCTGGAGGTCAGCCACAGGTGTCCCTTGTGTCGATACCCAATGCCAATAGTTGTAGAAATAGGTGGAAAGAATCGACAGGTTGCTGCATATAGCTATATATGA